The Moorena producens PAL-8-15-08-1 genomic interval CTTCAATTTGCATGGTTACGGTCGGGAAATAGCTAGACCGGTTTAGTTGGTATTCATAGTCCTCTGGATTAGTCTTGAGCCGAGCTAAAGCATTCCCTCTCAAAAATAATTGGGCTATTCTTTTGTCTGCATCCACACAGGCATAGAACCCACCGTTTATTTGACTTGGAACCTGCAAATCTTCCTCTAGCTCTTGATCTGATTGGGGAAAGACACTTGGACAATCTGGTGTTATTCCCGTTGCTTCGTTATCAATGTAATCTACCAAGATTTGAGCTTGAGTATCGTAAGGAGCATCCCCTTTTGTCCACTGATTCAATTTTTGCTTGAGTGTGCTTCCTCTTATGCTGATCTTAAAGGCTTTAAAGCCTGAGCTACCACGGATACCAAGATCCCCTGAATTTACATTGGTGACTTGATCATGAATTTCAAAGCGACCAATTCTAGCAATATTTGACCAAGTATTATTGTCGTCAGGATTTTCATCATCAATTAAGTAATAGGCAACGAGAGCATAGACAAAGGTATCATTTCCATTGGTAAATTCGCCAACGGTTTCTCCATTGACTTCGTCTGTTCTATCCAAATACTTTCGCTTCCAGAATACCAGCACAGGTGTACAGTTATCTTGGTTACAACCGTCTATTTCATTTGCAAATGGTGGGATTTGGTCTTGGATTCCAGAGTCAGCAGGTGTTCCAGCATTGTCTCTTTCTACTCCAGAGTTATCGTAGATATAGACAGCTTGCTCCAAGTCTCTAGCTATGTAGTCCATAGCGGCTTGGATTTCTTGTTCTGAGGTAGCCTTGGCTTGCTCTTTACGGTCTGTATCAACGATAGTAATCATAAATCTCAATAGTGGCGCGATGATTAGTACCGCCACAATCATGGCTACCAGTAGTTCAATTAAAGTGAAGCCGCCATGGTTGAACTTAGGCTTTTTATTACTTTTAAGTTTATGGGCGAGTAAGGTTCTCAGTGATGTAATCATGGTTGGAGTTTCTGTCAGTGATTGATGTCAGTTATGATTAGTGATTTGTCCAGCCAAACTGTAGTGCTAATCTTGAGAATCTCCAGAATTGCTATTACAACCCCCTAGGCGCTGGCAAAAACGGCTATAACTCGGTGTACCTGTGGTAATTTCTGTAGTCGTTTCAAATAGGGGGGCTTTGCGATCGCTGAATCCAGGTCCCCTAGATTTCGCCTTCGCACCCTCCTGACTAATTTTTAAGTTCTCTTTACCTTGAAAGGCATCAGCTCGGTAAACCCGCACCCCCAGAAAGTAGGTTTTTTCAGGATCTCTGGCATCGGGGTCTGCCGGGATACTCCGAAATGCCTGAATGATCAAGTCTCTGGAACTGTTCTTGCTACAGCCATCATCTTCATCAAGGTCTACGCAGTAGAGACTCTTGTCATTATTGCAATAGGAGTCTTTTTTATCTTTTTTACAATCGAAGTTTGATGGTGGAGCCCCAACCTCAGCCAATTTCTTTCTTTCTTTTAAGATATCTTTGGCTTCCATCTTTTCCGTCTTTGCGGGAGGAGCAATCGCTCCACTCCGTACACCATCGATGTAGGCCCTAGCTGCTTGCACTGCTAGTTCTACTCGTCTGGACTGGACTCGATTTGCCACTCCTAAGACAATCATCGGTGAGATGCCAACCATCAGAATTGTAATAATCAGCATTGCCATCAAGGATTCCATGATTGTGAAACCGGCATCTGATGATTGGGAAAGGGGTTGTTGCTTCTGGGGATTGATCATGGTTTAACTATTAATTATTAAGGGAGTCGGGATAGATGTAGGGTGGGCAGTGCTGGAGTTAGATTGATTTGCTTGTCGTAGGCTGAGCTTGGCACTGCCCACCAACATCGGAGTAGCACTGCTGGGTTCATTGGGAGTGTTAGATCCCCCCTAACCCCCCTTATTAAGGGGGGAACCGGAGAAATATGTAGGGTGGGCAGTGCTGGAGTTAGATTGATTTGCTTGTCGTAGGCTGGGGTTGGCACTGCCCACCAACATCGGAGTAGCACTGCTGGGTTCATTGGGAGTGTCAGATCCCCCCTAACCCCCCTTAACAAGGGGGGAACCGGAGCAAGATGTAGGGTGGGCAGTGGATCAGAGCAATTCATTACCTTGCCATAGACTTGGGTTGGCACTGCCCACCAACATCGGAGTAGCACTGCTGGGTTCATTGGGAGTGTCAGATCCCCCCTAACCCCCCTTAACAAGGGGGGAACCGGAGCAAGATGTAGGGTGGGCAGTGCTGGAGTGAGATTGATTTGCTTGCCGTAGGCTTGGGTTGGCACTGCCCACCAACATCGGAGTAGCACTGCTAGGTTAATTGCGAGTGTCAGATCCCCCCTAACCCCCCTTAATAAGGGGGGAACCGGAGTCGGGAGTAGATTTAGGAGTTTAGACCAATTCATGTCCTGGCAAATAAGGATGGTAAGCACTGCCCACCACCCTGAGATTAATCACAATCGTGCTTGATTACTCATAGTTCAACTTTCAACCTTGGCCTATTGGCCACGCTACGCGAACAACCTCCAACCTGAAAACCTTTTATTTCCGGCAATAGCGCTCGTTAACCGCTGGATCATTGCCGTTCTTGGCACACAGTAAGGTT includes:
- the hpsB gene encoding hormogonium polysaccharide secretion pseudopilin HpsB → MINPQKQQPLSQSSDAGFTIMESLMAMLIITILMVGISPMIVLGVANRVQSRRVELAVQAARAYIDGVRSGAIAPPAKTEKMEAKDILKERKKLAEVGAPPSNFDCKKDKKDSYCNNDKSLYCVDLDEDDGCSKNSSRDLIIQAFRSIPADPDARDPEKTYFLGVRVYRADAFQGKENLKISQEGAKAKSRGPGFSDRKAPLFETTTEITTGTPSYSRFCQRLGGCNSNSGDSQD
- the hpsC gene encoding hormogonium polysaccharide secretion pseudopilin HpsC, encoding MITSLRTLLAHKLKSNKKPKFNHGGFTLIELLVAMIVAVLIIAPLLRFMITIVDTDRKEQAKATSEQEIQAAMDYIARDLEQAVYIYDNSGVERDNAGTPADSGIQDQIPPFANEIDGCNQDNCTPVLVFWKRKYLDRTDEVNGETVGEFTNGNDTFVYALVAYYLIDDENPDDNNTWSNIARIGRFEIHDQVTNVNSGDLGIRGSSGFKAFKISIRGSTLKQKLNQWTKGDAPYDTQAQILVDYIDNEATGITPDCPSVFPQSDQELEEDLQVPSQINGGFYACVDADKRIAQLFLRGNALARLKTNPEDYEYQLNRSSYFPTVTMQIEGRGFLNIK